One stretch of Oncorhynchus masou masou isolate Uvic2021 chromosome 9, UVic_Omas_1.1, whole genome shotgun sequence DNA includes these proteins:
- the exosc5 gene encoding exosome complex component RRP46, producing the protein MDVCASSSPTLREFGCEQNLLSRPDGSSSFVQGDTSVLAGVYGPAEVKVSKEIYDRATLEVVMQPKVGQPGVRERAREQCVRETCEASLLSTLHPRSSLTLVLQVVHDDGSLLSCFLNSACMALMDAGLPMSCLFAGVTCAIDTDGQVITDPNAAQEKESRALMTFAIDSTERRVMMSSTRGSFTVHELQQCIAVSQKASDKIFQFYRDSVRRRYSKTL; encoded by the exons ATGGATGTGTGTGCATCTTCGAGTCCTACTTTGAGGGAGTTTGGCTGCGAACAGAATTTACTATCACGACCTGATGGATCGTCGTCCTTCGTCCAAG GAGACACCAGTGTATTAGCTGGAGTGTATGGCCCGGCGGAGGTGAAGGTCAGTAAGGAGATCTATGACAGAGCTACCCTGGAGGTGGTGATGCAGCCCAAAGTGGGACAACCAG GTGtcagagagcgagccagagaacAGTGTGTGAGGGAAACATGCGAGGCGTCTCTTCTCTCCACCCTTCATCCACGCTCCTCCCTCACTCTCGTCCTACAAGTGGTCCATGATGACGGTTCA CTGTTGTCCTGCTTTCTGAACTCAGCCTGTATGGCCCTGATGGACGCAGGCCTGCCTATGAGCTGTCTGTTCGCTGGGGTCACCTGTGCCATCGATACAGATGGCCAGGTCATTACCGACCCCAACGCAGCGCAGGAGAAG GAAAGTCGTGCTTTGATGACCTTCGCTATTGACAGTACCGAGCGCAGAGTGATGATGTCATCCACCAGAGGGTCTTTTACAGTTCACGAG CTGCAACAGTGTATAGCTGTCAGTCAGAAAGCATCGGACAAGATTTTCCAGTTCTACAGAGATTCTGTCAGACGAAGATATTCCAAGACACTCTGA